In the genome of Nitrososphaerota archaeon, one region contains:
- a CDS encoding class I SAM-dependent methyltransferase — translation MSWTRPKSSWDLFLKMLSPTKGDRILDVGAGKGQVARQIMAASEGLEVFALEPDEKRVATMKRESPQLKSYAGASEKMPFEDSFFDKAYTTMALHHFTNLNAALLESARVLKNGGLLLILDVEPSRGSGRLLRFFENTILRNHLEFLGLEEIGQRIVATGRFEISGSSRGPFGYIVLCTKKAP, via the coding sequence GTGTCATGGACGCGCCCAAAATCAAGCTGGGATCTCTTCTTGAAAATGCTCTCGCCGACTAAAGGTGACCGAATCCTCGACGTCGGGGCCGGAAAAGGTCAGGTCGCTAGGCAAATAATGGCGGCGTCAGAAGGGCTGGAGGTCTTCGCCCTCGAACCCGACGAAAAACGGGTGGCGACTATGAAAAGGGAATCCCCCCAACTGAAGAGCTACGCGGGGGCCTCGGAGAAGATGCCATTCGAGGACTCCTTCTTTGACAAGGCCTACACCACCATGGCCCTGCACCACTTCACCAACCTGAACGCGGCTCTGCTGGAATCCGCAAGGGTTCTGAAGAATGGGGGGCTGCTGCTGATCCTCGACGTCGAGCCAAGCCGCGGGAGCGGTAGGCTGTTGCGCTTCTTCGAGAACACCATCCTGCGGAACCACCTCGAATTCCTCGGCTTGGAGGAAATCGGGCAGAGGATTGTGGCGACCGGGAGATTCGAGATTTCAGGTTCCAGTCGGGGACCGTTCGGCTACATTGTCCTCTGCACCAAGAAGGCCCCCTAG
- a CDS encoding Rieske 2Fe-2S domain-containing protein, with amino-acid sequence MGKLVRVAEANEIEDGGSKVVQVDGKMLAIFRVKDQFFVLNNACLHRGGPLGEGDLDGYQITCPWHGWSYDVRTGAFGIIPPLKVKSYPARREGSSIMVELDE; translated from the coding sequence ATGGGTAAGCTTGTCAGGGTGGCCGAGGCAAATGAAATCGAGGACGGAGGGTCGAAGGTGGTCCAGGTGGACGGAAAGATGCTTGCGATATTCCGGGTCAAGGACCAGTTCTTCGTGCTGAACAACGCCTGCCTCCACAGGGGCGGACCCCTGGGCGAGGGGGACCTAGACGGATACCAGATTACATGCCCGTGGCACGGGTGGAGCTACGACGTGCGGACGGGCGCCTTCGGGATCATTCCGCCTTTGAAAGTCAAGAGCTATCCCGCACGACGCGAAGGAAGCTCGATCATGGTGGAGCTTGACGAATGA